In Phyllostomus discolor isolate MPI-MPIP mPhyDis1 chromosome 3, mPhyDis1.pri.v3, whole genome shotgun sequence, a single genomic region encodes these proteins:
- the CASKIN1 gene encoding caskin-1 isoform X1 → MGKEQELVQAVKAEDVGTAQRLLQRPRPGKAKLLGSTKKINVNFQDPDGFSALHHAALNGNTELITLLLEAQAAVDIKDNKGMRPLHYAAWQGRKEPMKLVLKAGSAVNVPSDEGHIPLHLAAQHGHYDVSEMLLQHQSNPCMVDNSGKTPLDLACEFGRVGVVQLLLSSNMCTALLEPRPGDTTDPNGTSPLHLAAKNGHIDIIRLLLQAGIDINRQTKSGTALHEAALCGKTEVVRLLLDNGINAHVRNTYSQTALDIVHQFTTSQASKEIKQLLREASAALQVRATQDYCNNYDLTSLNVKAGDIITVLEQHPDGRWKGCIHDNRTGNDRVGYFPSSLGEAIVKRADTAHQPLGTDGSRAGAEPSPPQGGSLSGPSAPPEEIWVLRKPFAGGDRSGSLSSVAVGRSSGAHTLHAGSEGVKLLATVLSQKSISEPIPGDSPVKPLEGSTGAARSQPPVAHGGQVYAEQLPKKLEPASEGKSAEAVSQWLATFQLQLYAPNFLSAGYDLPTISRMTPEDLTAIGVTKPGHRKKITAEISSLSIPDWLPEHKPANLAVWLSMIGLAQYYKVLVDNGYENIDFITDITWEDLQEIGITKLGHQKKLMLAVRKLAELQKAEYAKYEGGPLCQKAPQSLEVMAIESPPPPEAAPADCQSPKMTTFQDSELSGELQAAMTGPAEAATAPATTEKPSNHLPPTPRAPMRQEPSLGGRARHMSSSQELLGDEFPGPGSPMSKSQEYLLDEGPAPGTLPKEARPSRHGHSIKRASVPPVPGKPRQVLPTGASPFTPPQTPTKARPGSPQALGAPHGPAPATAKVKPTPQLLTPMERPMSPRSLPQSPTHRGFAYVLPQPVESEAGPAAPGPAPAPVPAPAPVPVLCLPPEADVEPGRPKKRAHSLNRYAASDSEPERDELLVPAAAGPYATVQRRVGRSHSVRAPAGADKNVNRSQSFAVRPRKKGPPPPPPKRSSSAMASANLTDESVPDAETKGAGTEDGHLGVRAQRRRASDLAGSVDTGSAGSVKSIAAMLELSSIGGGGRAARRPPEGHPTPHPDSLEPGRVATVLASVKHKEAIGPDGEVVNRRRTLSGPVTGLLAAARRGPGEPMGPADHGHLVEDGTTRQRLRGPAKGEASGEGPPLARVEASATLKRRIRAKQSQQENVKFILTESDTVKRRPKAKERETGPEPPPSLSVYQNGTGTVRRRLGSEQAGPLELPPPPPPAEPPPSDRMHLPPLPPPDSDARKPAKPPVSPKPVLAQPVPKIQGSPTPASKKVPLPGPGSPEVKGAHGTPPPVSPKPPPPPTAPKPAKAAAALPSGSANPSPTPSPARQPPSALAKPASTPPSLSASPAKPPSPGTPGLHVPAKPPRAAAAAAAAAATGPAAASASDGASPGDSARQKLEETSACLAAALQAVEEKIRQEDAQGLRPSTTEKSTGSILDDIGSMFDDLADQLDAMLE, encoded by the exons atggggaaggagcaggagctGGTGCAGGCGGTGAAGGCGGAGGACGTCGGGACCGCGCAGAGGCTGCTGCAGAGGCCGCGGCCGGGGAAAGCCA aGCTCTTGGGCTCCACCAAGAAGATCAATGTCAACTTTCAGGACCCAGATGG cttctctgccctgcaccacgcGGCCCTGAATGGCAACACGGAATTGATTACCCTGCTGCTGGAGGCCCAGGCTGCTGTGGACATCAAGGACAACAAAG gcaTGCGGCCACTGCACTATGCTGCCTGGCAGGGCCGGAAGGAGCCCATGAAGCTGGTGCTAAAGGCAGGCTCAGCAGTGAACGTCCCATCGGATGAGGGCCACATCCCCCTCCACCTAGCAGCCCAGCACGGTCACTATGATGTG TCCGAGATGCTGCTGCAGCACCAGTCCAACCCGTGCATGGTGGACAACTCGGGCAAGACACCTCTGGACTTGGCCTGTGAGTTCGGCCGTGTTGGG GTGGTCCAGCTGCTCCTGAGCAGCAACATGTGCACGGCCTTGCTGGAGCCCCGGCCAGGGGACACCACCGACCCTAATGGCACCAGCCCCTTGCACCTGGCTGCCAAGAATGGCCACATCGACATCATCAG GCTCCTCCTCCAAGCTGGCATTGACATTAACCGCCAGACCAAGTCCGGCACAGCCCTGCACGAAGCTGCACTCTGTGGGAAGACGGAAGTGGTTCGGCTGCTGCTGGAC AATGGGATCAATGCCCACGTGAGGAACACGTACAGCCAGACCGCCCTGGACATTGTGCACCAGTTCACCACATCCCAGGCCAGCAAGGAGATCAAGCAGCTGCTGCGAG AGGCCTCGGCGGCTCTGCAGGTCCGAGCAACCCAAGATTATTGTAACAATTATGACCTGACCAGCCTCAACGTGAAAGCTGGGGATATCATCACA GTCCTTGAGCAGCATCCAGATGGCCGGTGGAAGGGCTGTATCCATGACAACCGGACAGGCAATGACCGGGTGGGCTACTTCCCATCCTCCCTGGGCGAGGCCATTGTAAAGCGAGCAG acaCTGCACACCAACCACTAGGAACAGATG GTTCCCGAGCAGGCGCTGAACCAAGCCCACCCCAAGGAGGCAGCTTATCAGGACCCTCTGCACCTCCTGAAGAAATCTGGGTGCTAAGGAAGCCTTTTGCAG GTGGCGACCGAAGTGGCAGCTTGAGCAGTGTGGCTGTTGGCCGGAGCAGTGGGGCCCACACCCTGCATGCAGGCTCCGAAGGGGTCAAG CTCCTGGCAACAGTGCTCTCCCAGAAGTCCATCTCAGAGCCCATTCCCGGAGACAGCCCCGTGAAGCCCCTGGAGGGCTCCACAG GTGCAGCCCGGTCTCAGCCTCCAGTGGCCCATGGCGGGCAGGTCTATGCGGAGCAGCTACCCAAGAAGCTGGAGCCGGCATCGGAGGGCAAG AGCGCTGAGGCTGTCAGCCAGTGGCTTGCCACGTTCCAACTGCAGCTGTATGCCCCCAATTTCCTCAGCGCTGGCTACGACCTGCCCACCATCAGCCGCATGACCCCCGAG GACCTCACGGCCATTGGGGTCACCAAGCCAGGCCACAGGAAGAAGATCACGGCCGAGATCAGCAGCCTCAGCATCCCTGACTGGCTGCCCGAGCACAAACCT GCTAACCTGGCCGTGTGGCTGTCCATGATCGGCCTGGCCCAGTACTACAAAGTGCTGGTGGACAACGGCTATGAGAACATCGACTTTATCACCGACATCACCTGGGAGGACCTGCAGGAGATTGGAATCACCAAGCTGG GACACCAGAAGAAGCTGATGCTGGCAGTGAGGAAACTAGCGGAGCTGCAGAAGGCAGAGTATGCCAAGTATGAAGGCGGACCCCTGTGCCAGAAGGCGCCCCAGTCACTTGAAGTGATGGCCATTGAGTCACCGCCCCCTCCTGAGGCTGCTCCAGCTGACTGCCAGTCTCCGAAGATGACGACCTTCCAGGACAGCGAGCTCAGTGGTGAGCTGCAGGCTGCTATGACTGGCCCGGCGGAGGCAGCCACCGCCCCTGCCACCACTGAGAAGCCTTCCAAccacctgccacccaccccaAGGGCCCCCATGCGCCAGGAGCCCAGCCTGGGTGGGCGGGCACGGCACATGAGCAGCTCTCAGGAGCTTCTGGGTGATGAgttcccagggcctggcagcccAATGTCAAAGAGCCAGGAGTACCTGCTGGATGAGGGACCAGCCCCTGGTACTCTGCCTAAGGAGGCTCGGCCCAGCCGCCACGGCCACAGCATCAAACGGGCCAGCGtgcccccagtgcctggcaaGCCTCGGCAGGTCCTTCCAACAGGAGCCAGCCCCTTCACACCCCCCCAGACTCCCACTAAAGCCCGTCCAGGttccccccaggccctgggggcacCTCATGGTCCAGCTCCAGCCACAGCCAAGGTCAAGCCCACCCCACAGCTGCTGACACCAATGGAGCGACCTATGTCGCCCCGCTCGCTGCCTCAGTCACCCACACACCGTGGCTTTGCCTATGTGCTGCCCCAGCCCGTGGAGAGTGAGGCAGGGCCAGCTGCTCCTGGGCCTGCACCTGCCCCTGTGCCTGCACCTGCACCTGTGCCCGTGCTGTGTCTGCCCCCTGAGGCCGATGTGGAGCCCGGGAGGCCCAAGAAGCGTGCCCACAGCCTGAATCGGTATGCAGCGTCTGACAGTGAGCCAGAGCGGGATGAGCTGCTGGTGCCAGCTGCCGCGGGGCCCTACGCCACAGTCCAGCGACGTGTAGGCCGCAGCCACTCAGTGCGGGCACCTGCTGGTGCTGACAAGAACGTCAACCGCAGCCAGTCTTTTGCTGTTCGGCCCCGAAAGAAGgggcccccaccacctccacccaaGCGCTCCAGCTCAGCCATGGCTAGCGCCAACCTAACTGATGAGTCGGTACCAGATGCTGAGACCAAGGGGGCTGGGACTGAGGATGGCCATCTGGGGGTCCGGGCACAGCGCCGGCGGGCTAGTGACCTGGCTGGCAGTGTGGACACTGGCAGCGCTGGCAGTGTGAAGAGCATTGCAGCCATGCTTGAGCTGTCATccattgggggtgggggccgggcagCCCGTAGGCCCCCTGAGGGCCACCCTACGCCTCACCCTGACAGCCTGGAGCCAGGCCGGGTGGCCACAGTGTTGGCCTCAGTGAAGCACAAGGAGGCCATTGGGCCTGATGGAGAGGTGGTGAACCGGCGCCGCACACTCAGTGGGCCTGTCACAGGACTGCTGGCCGCTGCCCGCCGGGGGCCTGGGGAGCCAATGGGGCCTGCAGATCATGGCCACTTAGTGGAAGATGGCACAACCCGGCAGCGGCTTCGAGGTCCAGCCAAGGGAGAGGCAAGTGGGGAGGGCCCTCCCTTGGCCAGAGTGGAGGCCAGTGCCACACTCAAGAGGCGCATCCGAGCCAAGCAGAGCCAGCAGGAGAATGTCAAGTTCATCTTGACTGAGTCTGACACAGTCAAACGCCGGCCCAAGGCCAAGGAGCGGGAGACAGGTCCAGAGCCACCCCCATCACTGTCCGTGTACCAGAATGGCACTGGCACTGTGCGCCGCCGACTGGGCTCTGAGCAGGCTGGACCCCTGGAgctgcccccgccacccccacccgccGAGCCGCCGCCCTCTGACCGGATGCATTtgcccccgctgcccccaccaGACAGTGATGCCCGGAAGCCAGCTAAGCCGCCTGTCTCTCCCAAGCCTGTCCTGGCTCAGCCAGTGCCCAAGATCCAGGGGTCACCCACACCTGCCTCCAAGAAGGTGCCACTACCAGGTCCTGGCAGCCCAG AGGTGAAGGGTGCCCACGGCACGCCGCCGCCCGTGTCTCCcaagccgccgccgccgcccacgGCGCCCAAGCCCGCCAAGGCCGCCGCGGCGCTGCCGTCGGGCAGCGCCAACCCATCGCCCACGCCCTCGCCGGCGCGCCAGCCGCCCTCTGCCCTCGCCAAGCCAGCCAGCACGCCTCCCTCGCTGAGCGCTAGCCCCGCCAAGCCCCCGTCTCCCGGCACTCCCGGGCTGCACGTGCCCGCCAAGCCGCCGCGCGCCGctgccgccgcagccgccgcggCTGCCACTGGGCCCGCAGCGGCGTCCGCATCGGATGGTGCCTCGCCTGGGGACAGTGCCCGGCAGAAGCTGGAGGAGACCAGCGCGTGCCTGGCGGCGGCGCTGCAAGCAGTAGAAGAAAAGATCCGGCAGGAGGACGCACAGGGCCTGCG TCCCTCGACCACGGAGAAGAGCACGGGTAGCATCCTGGATGACATCGGCAGCATGTTTGATGACCTGGCGGACCAACTGGACGCCATGCTGGAGTGA
- the CASKIN1 gene encoding caskin-1 isoform X3: MGKEQELVQAVKAEDVGTAQRLLQRPRPGKAKLLGSTKKINVNFQDPDGFSALHHAALNGNTELITLLLEAQAAVDIKDNKGMRPLHYAAWQGRKEPMKLVLKAGSAVNVPSDEGHIPLHLAAQHGHYDVSEMLLQHQSNPCMVDNSGKTPLDLACEFGRVGVVQLLLSSNMCTALLEPRPGDTTDPNGTSPLHLAAKNGHIDIIRLLLQAGIDINRQTKSGTALHEAALCGKTEVVRLLLDNGINAHVRNTYSQTALDIVHQFTTSQASKEIKQLLREASAALQVRATQDYCNNYDLTSLNVKAGDIITVLEQHPDGRWKGCIHDNRTGNDRVGYFPSSLGEAIVKRADTAHQPLGTDGSRAGAEPSPPQGGSLSGPSAPPEEIWVLRKPFAGGDRSGSLSSVAVGRSSGAHTLHAGSEGVKLLATVLSQKSISEPIPGDSPVKPLEGSTGAARSQPPVAHGGQVYAEQLPKKLEPASEGKANLAVWLSMIGLAQYYKVLVDNGYENIDFITDITWEDLQEIGITKLGHQKKLMLAVRKLAELQKAEYAKYEGGPLCQKAPQSLEVMAIESPPPPEAAPADCQSPKMTTFQDSELSGELQAAMTGPAEAATAPATTEKPSNHLPPTPRAPMRQEPSLGGRARHMSSSQELLGDEFPGPGSPMSKSQEYLLDEGPAPGTLPKEARPSRHGHSIKRASVPPVPGKPRQVLPTGASPFTPPQTPTKARPGSPQALGAPHGPAPATAKVKPTPQLLTPMERPMSPRSLPQSPTHRGFAYVLPQPVESEAGPAAPGPAPAPVPAPAPVPVLCLPPEADVEPGRPKKRAHSLNRYAASDSEPERDELLVPAAAGPYATVQRRVGRSHSVRAPAGADKNVNRSQSFAVRPRKKGPPPPPPKRSSSAMASANLTDESVPDAETKGAGTEDGHLGVRAQRRRASDLAGSVDTGSAGSVKSIAAMLELSSIGGGGRAARRPPEGHPTPHPDSLEPGRVATVLASVKHKEAIGPDGEVVNRRRTLSGPVTGLLAAARRGPGEPMGPADHGHLVEDGTTRQRLRGPAKGEASGEGPPLARVEASATLKRRIRAKQSQQENVKFILTESDTVKRRPKAKERETGPEPPPSLSVYQNGTGTVRRRLGSEQAGPLELPPPPPPAEPPPSDRMHLPPLPPPDSDARKPAKPPVSPKPVLAQPVPKIQGSPTPASKKVPLPGPGSPEVKGAHGTPPPVSPKPPPPPTAPKPAKAAAALPSGSANPSPTPSPARQPPSALAKPASTPPSLSASPAKPPSPGTPGLHVPAKPPRAAAAAAAAAATGPAAASASDGASPGDSARQKLEETSACLAAALQAVEEKIRQEDAQGLRPSTTEKSTGSILDDIGSMFDDLADQLDAMLE; encoded by the exons atggggaaggagcaggagctGGTGCAGGCGGTGAAGGCGGAGGACGTCGGGACCGCGCAGAGGCTGCTGCAGAGGCCGCGGCCGGGGAAAGCCA aGCTCTTGGGCTCCACCAAGAAGATCAATGTCAACTTTCAGGACCCAGATGG cttctctgccctgcaccacgcGGCCCTGAATGGCAACACGGAATTGATTACCCTGCTGCTGGAGGCCCAGGCTGCTGTGGACATCAAGGACAACAAAG gcaTGCGGCCACTGCACTATGCTGCCTGGCAGGGCCGGAAGGAGCCCATGAAGCTGGTGCTAAAGGCAGGCTCAGCAGTGAACGTCCCATCGGATGAGGGCCACATCCCCCTCCACCTAGCAGCCCAGCACGGTCACTATGATGTG TCCGAGATGCTGCTGCAGCACCAGTCCAACCCGTGCATGGTGGACAACTCGGGCAAGACACCTCTGGACTTGGCCTGTGAGTTCGGCCGTGTTGGG GTGGTCCAGCTGCTCCTGAGCAGCAACATGTGCACGGCCTTGCTGGAGCCCCGGCCAGGGGACACCACCGACCCTAATGGCACCAGCCCCTTGCACCTGGCTGCCAAGAATGGCCACATCGACATCATCAG GCTCCTCCTCCAAGCTGGCATTGACATTAACCGCCAGACCAAGTCCGGCACAGCCCTGCACGAAGCTGCACTCTGTGGGAAGACGGAAGTGGTTCGGCTGCTGCTGGAC AATGGGATCAATGCCCACGTGAGGAACACGTACAGCCAGACCGCCCTGGACATTGTGCACCAGTTCACCACATCCCAGGCCAGCAAGGAGATCAAGCAGCTGCTGCGAG AGGCCTCGGCGGCTCTGCAGGTCCGAGCAACCCAAGATTATTGTAACAATTATGACCTGACCAGCCTCAACGTGAAAGCTGGGGATATCATCACA GTCCTTGAGCAGCATCCAGATGGCCGGTGGAAGGGCTGTATCCATGACAACCGGACAGGCAATGACCGGGTGGGCTACTTCCCATCCTCCCTGGGCGAGGCCATTGTAAAGCGAGCAG acaCTGCACACCAACCACTAGGAACAGATG GTTCCCGAGCAGGCGCTGAACCAAGCCCACCCCAAGGAGGCAGCTTATCAGGACCCTCTGCACCTCCTGAAGAAATCTGGGTGCTAAGGAAGCCTTTTGCAG GTGGCGACCGAAGTGGCAGCTTGAGCAGTGTGGCTGTTGGCCGGAGCAGTGGGGCCCACACCCTGCATGCAGGCTCCGAAGGGGTCAAG CTCCTGGCAACAGTGCTCTCCCAGAAGTCCATCTCAGAGCCCATTCCCGGAGACAGCCCCGTGAAGCCCCTGGAGGGCTCCACAG GTGCAGCCCGGTCTCAGCCTCCAGTGGCCCATGGCGGGCAGGTCTATGCGGAGCAGCTACCCAAGAAGCTGGAGCCGGCATCGGAGGGCAAG GCTAACCTGGCCGTGTGGCTGTCCATGATCGGCCTGGCCCAGTACTACAAAGTGCTGGTGGACAACGGCTATGAGAACATCGACTTTATCACCGACATCACCTGGGAGGACCTGCAGGAGATTGGAATCACCAAGCTGG GACACCAGAAGAAGCTGATGCTGGCAGTGAGGAAACTAGCGGAGCTGCAGAAGGCAGAGTATGCCAAGTATGAAGGCGGACCCCTGTGCCAGAAGGCGCCCCAGTCACTTGAAGTGATGGCCATTGAGTCACCGCCCCCTCCTGAGGCTGCTCCAGCTGACTGCCAGTCTCCGAAGATGACGACCTTCCAGGACAGCGAGCTCAGTGGTGAGCTGCAGGCTGCTATGACTGGCCCGGCGGAGGCAGCCACCGCCCCTGCCACCACTGAGAAGCCTTCCAAccacctgccacccaccccaAGGGCCCCCATGCGCCAGGAGCCCAGCCTGGGTGGGCGGGCACGGCACATGAGCAGCTCTCAGGAGCTTCTGGGTGATGAgttcccagggcctggcagcccAATGTCAAAGAGCCAGGAGTACCTGCTGGATGAGGGACCAGCCCCTGGTACTCTGCCTAAGGAGGCTCGGCCCAGCCGCCACGGCCACAGCATCAAACGGGCCAGCGtgcccccagtgcctggcaaGCCTCGGCAGGTCCTTCCAACAGGAGCCAGCCCCTTCACACCCCCCCAGACTCCCACTAAAGCCCGTCCAGGttccccccaggccctgggggcacCTCATGGTCCAGCTCCAGCCACAGCCAAGGTCAAGCCCACCCCACAGCTGCTGACACCAATGGAGCGACCTATGTCGCCCCGCTCGCTGCCTCAGTCACCCACACACCGTGGCTTTGCCTATGTGCTGCCCCAGCCCGTGGAGAGTGAGGCAGGGCCAGCTGCTCCTGGGCCTGCACCTGCCCCTGTGCCTGCACCTGCACCTGTGCCCGTGCTGTGTCTGCCCCCTGAGGCCGATGTGGAGCCCGGGAGGCCCAAGAAGCGTGCCCACAGCCTGAATCGGTATGCAGCGTCTGACAGTGAGCCAGAGCGGGATGAGCTGCTGGTGCCAGCTGCCGCGGGGCCCTACGCCACAGTCCAGCGACGTGTAGGCCGCAGCCACTCAGTGCGGGCACCTGCTGGTGCTGACAAGAACGTCAACCGCAGCCAGTCTTTTGCTGTTCGGCCCCGAAAGAAGgggcccccaccacctccacccaaGCGCTCCAGCTCAGCCATGGCTAGCGCCAACCTAACTGATGAGTCGGTACCAGATGCTGAGACCAAGGGGGCTGGGACTGAGGATGGCCATCTGGGGGTCCGGGCACAGCGCCGGCGGGCTAGTGACCTGGCTGGCAGTGTGGACACTGGCAGCGCTGGCAGTGTGAAGAGCATTGCAGCCATGCTTGAGCTGTCATccattgggggtgggggccgggcagCCCGTAGGCCCCCTGAGGGCCACCCTACGCCTCACCCTGACAGCCTGGAGCCAGGCCGGGTGGCCACAGTGTTGGCCTCAGTGAAGCACAAGGAGGCCATTGGGCCTGATGGAGAGGTGGTGAACCGGCGCCGCACACTCAGTGGGCCTGTCACAGGACTGCTGGCCGCTGCCCGCCGGGGGCCTGGGGAGCCAATGGGGCCTGCAGATCATGGCCACTTAGTGGAAGATGGCACAACCCGGCAGCGGCTTCGAGGTCCAGCCAAGGGAGAGGCAAGTGGGGAGGGCCCTCCCTTGGCCAGAGTGGAGGCCAGTGCCACACTCAAGAGGCGCATCCGAGCCAAGCAGAGCCAGCAGGAGAATGTCAAGTTCATCTTGACTGAGTCTGACACAGTCAAACGCCGGCCCAAGGCCAAGGAGCGGGAGACAGGTCCAGAGCCACCCCCATCACTGTCCGTGTACCAGAATGGCACTGGCACTGTGCGCCGCCGACTGGGCTCTGAGCAGGCTGGACCCCTGGAgctgcccccgccacccccacccgccGAGCCGCCGCCCTCTGACCGGATGCATTtgcccccgctgcccccaccaGACAGTGATGCCCGGAAGCCAGCTAAGCCGCCTGTCTCTCCCAAGCCTGTCCTGGCTCAGCCAGTGCCCAAGATCCAGGGGTCACCCACACCTGCCTCCAAGAAGGTGCCACTACCAGGTCCTGGCAGCCCAG AGGTGAAGGGTGCCCACGGCACGCCGCCGCCCGTGTCTCCcaagccgccgccgccgcccacgGCGCCCAAGCCCGCCAAGGCCGCCGCGGCGCTGCCGTCGGGCAGCGCCAACCCATCGCCCACGCCCTCGCCGGCGCGCCAGCCGCCCTCTGCCCTCGCCAAGCCAGCCAGCACGCCTCCCTCGCTGAGCGCTAGCCCCGCCAAGCCCCCGTCTCCCGGCACTCCCGGGCTGCACGTGCCCGCCAAGCCGCCGCGCGCCGctgccgccgcagccgccgcggCTGCCACTGGGCCCGCAGCGGCGTCCGCATCGGATGGTGCCTCGCCTGGGGACAGTGCCCGGCAGAAGCTGGAGGAGACCAGCGCGTGCCTGGCGGCGGCGCTGCAAGCAGTAGAAGAAAAGATCCGGCAGGAGGACGCACAGGGCCTGCG TCCCTCGACCACGGAGAAGAGCACGGGTAGCATCCTGGATGACATCGGCAGCATGTTTGATGACCTGGCGGACCAACTGGACGCCATGCTGGAGTGA